A window from Plodia interpunctella isolate USDA-ARS_2022_Savannah chromosome 2, ilPloInte3.2, whole genome shotgun sequence encodes these proteins:
- the LOC128677081 gene encoding cytochrome P450 4C1-like — MLVYGLVVAALLLCVVHVLINYSKKARMMRKIPGPKETFLIGNALDIIVSPVELFALGRKYANTWKNLYRFWAYPLSAVNIYNPEDIEVIISTMKYNEKSQVYSFLKPWLQDGLLLSHGAKWQQRRKILTPAFHFNILREFYVVLEENSDRLVSRLERHVGEELDVVPVMSEFTLNSICETAMGTQLSEETSLSAKRYKGAILALVTVVFERFIKMPYYFDTIFNLSPLGKQQQKYIDTIRDFTKKVIHSRKLYWEKNKFDINNFTEEGSQDLFMNKRRKKTAMLDLLIAAEKEGLIDETGIQEEVDTFMFEGHDTTASGLTFCLMLLANNKDKQDKIVQELHEIFGQSLRSATIDDLSKMKYLECCIKESLRLYPPVHFISRNLNETVQLSNYTVPPGTLCHIHVYDLHRRGDLYKDPEKFDPDRFSPENCIGRHPYAYIPFSAGPRNCIGQKFAMLEMKLVVSALLREYQLYPVTTPADIKISADLVLRNSGPVSVRFEKRSKNNNYLL; from the exons ATGTTAGTGTATGGCTTGGTGGTGGCTGCGCTTCTCCTGTGCGTTGTCCATGTGTTGATCAACTACAGCAAGAAGGCGCGCATGATGCGCAAGATCCCGGGCCCTAAGGAGACCTTCCTCATCGGAAATGCCCTGGACATTATCGTTTCGCCag TGGAATTATTTGCATTGGGCAGAAAGTACGCGAATACCTGGAAAAACCTGTATAGATTCTGGGCTTACCCCTTGTCGGCAGTCAACATTTATAATCCAGAGGATATtgag GTCATCATATCGACAATGaagtataatgaaaaaagtCAAGTGTATTCTTTTCTAAAGCCATGGCTCCAAGACGGCTTACTTTTAAGTCACG GAGCAAAATGGCAACAACGTCGCAAAATCCTGACTCCGGCGTTTCACTTCAACATCTTGCGGGAGTTCTACGTGGTGCTGGAGGAGAACAGCGACCGGCTGGTGAGCAGGCTGGAGCGGCATGTTGGAGAGGAGCTGGACGTGGTTCCGGTCATGTCGGAGTTCACGCTCAACTCCATTTGCG AAACTGCAATGGGAACTCAGCTTAGTGAAGAAACCAGTCTATCGGCAAAACGTTACAAAGGAGCCATACTCGCTCTAGTaacagtcgtttttgaaagaTTCATCAAAATGCCTTATTACTTTGATACAATCTTTAACCTATCGCCTTTAGGAAAACAGCAGCAAAAGTACATCGATACCATTCGTGATTTCACTAAAAAAGTTATCCATAGTAGAAAGTTGTATTgggaaaaaaacaaattcgatataaataatttcactgAAGAAGGATCTCaggatttatttatgaataaaagaagaaagaaaacagCCATGTTGGATTTACTCATAGCAGCCGAAAAAGAGGGCTTGATTGATGAAACTGGGATTCAAGAAGAGGTAGACACTTTTATGTTTGAG GGTCACGACACCACCGCGTCTGGCTTGACATTTTGTCTGATGCTGCTTGCAAACAATAAGGATAAACAG GACAAAATCGTACAAGAACTACACGAAATATTCGGCCAGTCCCTTCGCTCTGCGACTATCGACGACCTATCCAAAATGAAGTACCTGGAATGCTGCATCAAGGAGTCCTTGCGTCTGTACCCTCCAGTGCATTTCATTAGTCGGAACTTAAATGAAACAGTCCAATTAA gtaacTACACAGTTCCGCCAGGAACACTATGCCACATCCACGTGTACGATCTCCATCGGCGTGGAGACTTGTACAAAGATCCCGAGAAGTTCGACCCTGACCGCTTCTCACCAGAGAACTGCATCGGCCGACATCCCTACGCTTACATACCCTTCAGTGCAGGCCCCAGGAATTGCATAG gtCAAAAATTCGCCATGCTCGAAATGAAATTAGTCGTGTCTGCACTTTTACGGGAATATCAGCTATATCCCGTGACGACACCTGCCGACATCAAGATCTCAGCAGACCTCGTGTTGAGGAACTCAGGGCCAGTTTCAGTAAGATTCgaaaaaagaagtaaaaacaataattatttgttgtaa
- the LOC128677094 gene encoding cytochrome P450 4C1-like isoform X1, with translation MRVAKILVELFALRRKFAQKHNGIYRFWSYPRSVVNIYTPEDIEAVISSPKHNMKGPMYSFLKPWLWDGLLLSSGLKWHQRRKILTPAFHFNILRQFLTIMEENCSRMLNALEATEGKATDVISLLSEYTLNSICETAMGTQLSKGDTSAARCYKDSIYKLGKLLIQRISRIYYNFDLIYNLSSLGREQKECLDTVRNFTEKVIEDRKRYIKDHEGTDSEEVKAEDDTFMTKKKKKVAMLDLLILAKKDGHIDDVGIQEEVETFMFEGHDTTAGGLTFTLLLLAEHKQIQDKVYKEQEVIFEGSQRPSEIEDLSKMKYLECVIKESLRLYPPVPVISRTIGETLKLSNYTIPKGTMCNIHIYDLHRREVLFNDPLRFDPDRFLPENSVGRHPYAYIPFSAGPRNCIGQKFAMIEMKSALSGILRRFELEPVTRQADVVIPADLVLRTTQPVYINFKKRHTSL, from the exons ATGCGTGT TGCGAAAATTTTAGTGGAACTCTTCGCACTGAGGAGGAAATTCGCACAGAAACATAATGGAATTTACAGATTTTGGTCATATCCTCGATCTGTGGTTAACATATATACACCAGAAGATATtgaa GCAGTGATATCTTCACCTAAACATAACATGAAGGGCCCGATGTATAGTTTCCTCAAACCTTGGCTTTGGGATGGTTTACTTCTGAGCTCtg GGTTAAAATGGCATCAACGAAGAAAAATTCTAACGCCAGCTTTCCATTTCAACATTCTGCGACAGTTTCTAACTATTATGGAAGAAAATTGTAGCAGGATGCTTAACGCCTTGGAGGCCACTGAAGGAAAGGCCACTGACGTTATATCGCTTTTGTCTGAGTATACACTTAATTCTATATGTG AAACTGCAATGGGTACACAGCTTTCCAAAGGAGATACCAGTGCTGCTCGTTGTTACAAAGATTCAATTTATAAACTAGGAAAACTGCTCATACAAAGGATCAgtagaatatattataatttcgatCTCATTTACAACCTATCTTCTTTGGGACGGGAACAAAAGGAATGTTTAGACACGGTTCGCAACTTTACAGAAAAAGTAATAGAAGATAGGAAAAGATACATAAAAGACCATGAAGGTACGGACAGTGAAGAAGTAAAGGCGGAAGATGATACTTTTATGactaaaaaaaagaaaaaggtcGCCATGCTTGATTTGTTGATATTAGCGAAAAAAGACGGTCATATTGATGATGTTGGTATACAGGAAGAAGTGGAAACTTTTATGTTTGAG GGTCATGACACAACAGCTGGTGGTTTGACCTTCACCTTGCTATTACTAGCTGAGCATAAGCAGATTCAG GACAAAGTGTACAAGGAGCAGGAAGTGATATTCGAAGGTTCACAGCGCCCTTCGGAAATTGAAGACTTGTCTAAGATGAAGTACCTTGAGTGTGTCATCAAAGAGAGTCTCCGACTCTATCCTCCCGTGCCGGTGATTAGCCGCACCATAGGGGAAACTCTCAAACTGA GCAATTACACAATCCCCAAAGGCACGATGTGCAACATCCACATCTACGACCTGCACCGACGCGAGGTCCTCTTCAATGACCCACTGAGGTTCGACCCTGACCGGTTCCTGCCAGAAAACAGCGTGGGCCGCCATCCCTACGCCTACATCCCCTTCAGTGCTGGCCCCAGAAATTGCATAG GACAAAAATTCGCGATGATAGAAATGAAATCAGCGTTATCAGGGATCCTGCGAAGGTTCGAGCTGGAACCAGTGACTCGGCAGGCGGACGTGGTGATTCCTGCCGACCTGGTGTTGAGGACCACTCAACCCGTGTACATCAACTTTAAGAAACGACAtacttctttataa
- the LOC128677094 gene encoding cytochrome P450 4C1-like isoform X2, which translates to MLLYVLVAFALFLCIVHYLINENENAQIIKKIPGPKDVFLIGNALEAMVNPVELFALRRKFAQKHNGIYRFWSYPRSVVNIYTPEDIEAVISSPKHNMKGPMYSFLKPWLWDGLLLSSGLKWHQRRKILTPAFHFNILRQFLTIMEENCSRMLNALEATEGKATDVISLLSEYTLNSICETAMGTQLSKGDTSAARCYKDSIYKLGKLLIQRISRIYYNFDLIYNLSSLGREQKECLDTVRNFTEKVIEDRKRYIKDHEGTDSEEVKAEDDTFMTKKKKKVAMLDLLILAKKDGHIDDVGIQEEVETFMFEGHDTTAGGLTFTLLLLAEHKQIQDKVYKEQEVIFEGSQRPSEIEDLSKMKYLECVIKESLRLYPPVPVISRTIGETLKLSNYTIPKGTMCNIHIYDLHRREVLFNDPLRFDPDRFLPENSVGRHPYAYIPFSAGPRNCIGQKFAMIEMKSALSGILRRFELEPVTRQADVVIPADLVLRTTQPVYINFKKRHTSL; encoded by the exons ATGTTGTTATATGTTTTGGTCGCTTTTGCACTATTTTTGTGCATCGTGCACTATCTTatcaatgaaaatgaaaatgcgCAAATTATCAAGAAAATACCTGGGCCAAAGGATGTTTTCTTAATTGGGAATGCATTAGAAGCTATGGTTAATCCTG TGGAACTCTTCGCACTGAGGAGGAAATTCGCACAGAAACATAATGGAATTTACAGATTTTGGTCATATCCTCGATCTGTGGTTAACATATATACACCAGAAGATATtgaa GCAGTGATATCTTCACCTAAACATAACATGAAGGGCCCGATGTATAGTTTCCTCAAACCTTGGCTTTGGGATGGTTTACTTCTGAGCTCtg GGTTAAAATGGCATCAACGAAGAAAAATTCTAACGCCAGCTTTCCATTTCAACATTCTGCGACAGTTTCTAACTATTATGGAAGAAAATTGTAGCAGGATGCTTAACGCCTTGGAGGCCACTGAAGGAAAGGCCACTGACGTTATATCGCTTTTGTCTGAGTATACACTTAATTCTATATGTG AAACTGCAATGGGTACACAGCTTTCCAAAGGAGATACCAGTGCTGCTCGTTGTTACAAAGATTCAATTTATAAACTAGGAAAACTGCTCATACAAAGGATCAgtagaatatattataatttcgatCTCATTTACAACCTATCTTCTTTGGGACGGGAACAAAAGGAATGTTTAGACACGGTTCGCAACTTTACAGAAAAAGTAATAGAAGATAGGAAAAGATACATAAAAGACCATGAAGGTACGGACAGTGAAGAAGTAAAGGCGGAAGATGATACTTTTATGactaaaaaaaagaaaaaggtcGCCATGCTTGATTTGTTGATATTAGCGAAAAAAGACGGTCATATTGATGATGTTGGTATACAGGAAGAAGTGGAAACTTTTATGTTTGAG GGTCATGACACAACAGCTGGTGGTTTGACCTTCACCTTGCTATTACTAGCTGAGCATAAGCAGATTCAG GACAAAGTGTACAAGGAGCAGGAAGTGATATTCGAAGGTTCACAGCGCCCTTCGGAAATTGAAGACTTGTCTAAGATGAAGTACCTTGAGTGTGTCATCAAAGAGAGTCTCCGACTCTATCCTCCCGTGCCGGTGATTAGCCGCACCATAGGGGAAACTCTCAAACTGA GCAATTACACAATCCCCAAAGGCACGATGTGCAACATCCACATCTACGACCTGCACCGACGCGAGGTCCTCTTCAATGACCCACTGAGGTTCGACCCTGACCGGTTCCTGCCAGAAAACAGCGTGGGCCGCCATCCCTACGCCTACATCCCCTTCAGTGCTGGCCCCAGAAATTGCATAG GACAAAAATTCGCGATGATAGAAATGAAATCAGCGTTATCAGGGATCCTGCGAAGGTTCGAGCTGGAACCAGTGACTCGGCAGGCGGACGTGGTGATTCCTGCCGACCTGGTGTTGAGGACCACTCAACCCGTGTACATCAACTTTAAGAAACGACAtacttctttataa
- the LOC128677094 gene encoding cytochrome P450 4C1-like isoform X3 → MLLYVLVAFALFLCIVHYLINENENAQIIKKIPGPKDVFLIGNALEAMVNPVELFALRRKFAQKHNGIYRFWSYPRSVVNIYTPEDIEAVISSPKHNMKGPMYSFLKPWLWDGLLLSSGLKWHQRRKILTPAFHFNILRQFLTIMEENCSRMLNALEATEGKATDVISLLSEYTLNSICEKVIEDRKRYIKDHEGTDSEEVKAEDDTFMTKKKKKVAMLDLLILAKKDGHIDDVGIQEEVETFMFEGHDTTAGGLTFTLLLLAEHKQIQDKVYKEQEVIFEGSQRPSEIEDLSKMKYLECVIKESLRLYPPVPVISRTIGETLKLSNYTIPKGTMCNIHIYDLHRREVLFNDPLRFDPDRFLPENSVGRHPYAYIPFSAGPRNCIGQKFAMIEMKSALSGILRRFELEPVTRQADVVIPADLVLRTTQPVYINFKKRHTSL, encoded by the exons ATGTTGTTATATGTTTTGGTCGCTTTTGCACTATTTTTGTGCATCGTGCACTATCTTatcaatgaaaatgaaaatgcgCAAATTATCAAGAAAATACCTGGGCCAAAGGATGTTTTCTTAATTGGGAATGCATTAGAAGCTATGGTTAATCCTG TGGAACTCTTCGCACTGAGGAGGAAATTCGCACAGAAACATAATGGAATTTACAGATTTTGGTCATATCCTCGATCTGTGGTTAACATATATACACCAGAAGATATtgaa GCAGTGATATCTTCACCTAAACATAACATGAAGGGCCCGATGTATAGTTTCCTCAAACCTTGGCTTTGGGATGGTTTACTTCTGAGCTCtg GGTTAAAATGGCATCAACGAAGAAAAATTCTAACGCCAGCTTTCCATTTCAACATTCTGCGACAGTTTCTAACTATTATGGAAGAAAATTGTAGCAGGATGCTTAACGCCTTGGAGGCCACTGAAGGAAAGGCCACTGACGTTATATCGCTTTTGTCTGAGTATACACTTAATTCTATATGTG AAAAAGTAATAGAAGATAGGAAAAGATACATAAAAGACCATGAAGGTACGGACAGTGAAGAAGTAAAGGCGGAAGATGATACTTTTATGactaaaaaaaagaaaaaggtcGCCATGCTTGATTTGTTGATATTAGCGAAAAAAGACGGTCATATTGATGATGTTGGTATACAGGAAGAAGTGGAAACTTTTATGTTTGAG GGTCATGACACAACAGCTGGTGGTTTGACCTTCACCTTGCTATTACTAGCTGAGCATAAGCAGATTCAG GACAAAGTGTACAAGGAGCAGGAAGTGATATTCGAAGGTTCACAGCGCCCTTCGGAAATTGAAGACTTGTCTAAGATGAAGTACCTTGAGTGTGTCATCAAAGAGAGTCTCCGACTCTATCCTCCCGTGCCGGTGATTAGCCGCACCATAGGGGAAACTCTCAAACTGA GCAATTACACAATCCCCAAAGGCACGATGTGCAACATCCACATCTACGACCTGCACCGACGCGAGGTCCTCTTCAATGACCCACTGAGGTTCGACCCTGACCGGTTCCTGCCAGAAAACAGCGTGGGCCGCCATCCCTACGCCTACATCCCCTTCAGTGCTGGCCCCAGAAATTGCATAG GACAAAAATTCGCGATGATAGAAATGAAATCAGCGTTATCAGGGATCCTGCGAAGGTTCGAGCTGGAACCAGTGACTCGGCAGGCGGACGTGGTGATTCCTGCCGACCTGGTGTTGAGGACCACTCAACCCGTGTACATCAACTTTAAGAAACGACAtacttctttataa